The Rhodamnia argentea isolate NSW1041297 chromosome 7, ASM2092103v1, whole genome shotgun sequence genome contains the following window.
aaaataaaatattataaaaaaacaagaaaaaaaaaatgaccatccACTTAAGATTGTTAGGTAATCTTTTTAAAACCCATTAACTTGTTGGGTAACTCTTTATGcttgtttttaaaacttaaggtaACATATTTATGACATGCACAGTAATGtatgagttaaaatatggaACTAAATCCATTTTACCATCTCTAATAAGGGGACGAGGTCTTTTACTGTGGTCAGTGTTTCCATTCGATGCCTCATCGATCGAATCATTAGCCTATACTAATGTGAGGCGATCATAAAACTAGCATGTAATGTAATAATGGTTGGAAATTGACACACGACGGGGGCATCAAGTAGGGTAGAGAATCATCGTTATTGTTCACAAAGTAAAtaaagtcaatgaaaaatactttcgcTATTAACAACAACTCGTGACTAAACATTCTTATCGACTGATGAGAATATTTTCCGTTATCTCGTTTCTCAAGAGATATAAATTATcagaattaggaaaaaaaaattccccaaaatattaattttccaTTTAAGAAATGGAGGTTAAATGCTGTTTGCTTCTCattaaaataattcaattttagtAACGATAGTTGTTACATGGAAGGTGCTCTTTGGCAAAGAGAACCGCTGAACGGATTTcgatctttttttgtttctttatttttcagaatATCTGGAACTAATTATTTTACAAATATCAAATATAAGAGAGAATGCGTAATAGTTTTTGTCTAATTTATCGCGTATTCCGatatcaaattttgatttttaaacaCAAAACAACCTTCAAAGGAAAGTTTCGATCTTGACATGTTTTAATCTGTCCAAGAACATTTATGTCATTTCTCGATATCGTGTGTTTTTCGACGTGCGCAACGCTTGTGCATATTCACTTAGTCTAAAAGAGATTGTTTTGAGCACACGCATCGACAATTTTATGGAgtgttttgggatttttctattGCAATTAGAGGCAGGGTAAAGAAGAAGTGCGCCATCTTGAGTTTTTCCTCTGACTTAACATGAGGACGCAATAATGAAGATATCAGTATGTTTTGTTTCGGTGAAGTCTTCGTGGTGAGGTTAGAAAATACCGTTCATTTTTGCTTAATGAGCCGGTTTCGAAACGGGTTTCAAAATCGGTCCGGTTCCGGATGAGCCTTCACTCAGAAACGGGAACCGCAACTGTTTCCTTCCGCTGGTAAGTTCCATAAGTTTGAGCAGAGGCGAAAAAGAGAGGGTTGTGCCGAGagaagtttagggttttttaaaAAGGGCAAATATGGACTTTTAATACAACTTCGAgggcaaaaacatgcaattggGGAAATTTCACTAATGATGCTTTAGCATTctgaaaatgctgaaagctcaagGCAAGTCCCCGCCTGTCTTGGGCTTTCAACTTTCTCAGTGCCAGTATTTAGACAATAGAGTCCCAAACAATTGCCAAACACCTCTTGGAAAAGCTGAAGCAAACTACCTCTTAGTGACTAAGCGATACAACTATCCAAAACCAAGGGcgcccccccccctctctccaaGCACTTCCTATTGACCCCAAAATTCCAAATATAAAACGCATCGGCTAGGGCATCCATGACGGCAATTTTTCAGCTAAATTAGCCATAGACTCAAATGACAAAACGCGAAACtattaagactcaattggcaaaattaaaaaatttagtattgAACTAGCAAAAGCGcaacaaatttaaaactttttgcactGTTTTTCCTGCCAATTTTGTGTTCTTACATGACGACCGTGGATGAATATTCGAAGGGCGAAGAGAGAGGCACATGTGGTACGGTCAGCCACATTCATAGAATTCTTATTGTTCAATCTTATGTTGTTCGCAGAAGCCTTGTACTGTATAGTCCTGACAAGGTTTGATACTCGTAATGCTATGGCTTTAACTTAAGGAGGAACCTAACTTGCCATCCATCATACGAAATCAACATATCTATTTCAGCGATCGCATCCCCTTCAATTCTACCATTTCCAATTCCCACccgttttcattttcaagtcgCTAGGAAGTGACCGGGGGCCATCACCATGTTCATCAATTCATTCCAGTTTCGATTATGTGTATGGATATTCGTCATTCGCCCGCCCTCCGGATTGACCAAGCAACAACATATATAATGAGATTTGACTTATTTGGTTGATCCATATAACGACTAGGATGGCGATCTTCACTCCTGGTAGTTTCTAAAACCTGAGATATAAGGTCGATGACGTCAAGCTGCATAAGAACCGGTAATTGACAATGGTAGTTCTCGAACGCGAACACCCTGACAGAAATGACCAAACTTGCTATAAATTTTATAACCCGCCTCAACCATCGCTACCAAACACAATACCTCGCCAACGCCATCCTCATTCAAATTTACTCTCGGTCGTGCACTTTCCGCCTTCATCATTCCTTTACACAACCACTAAACTACTGCCCTTTTCCTCCATTGCTTAAACTTGCATTCCACTTGACTTGGGTTCCGTTCCCAGTCTCCTCCAACAGCATGTGAATCAAATTGCTTCGGATGTCCAAGGTCATGTTGACATAGCACCATAATTATTTTGGCTCTCATTCCCTTTCATGCTTTATGACAAACTCTCCGTTTCTTTCATGCATTTGCAGCGCTACTGTAATTAGGCGGAAGAGGTCAACCATATGCCATCGACAAAATCCAAAATAGCGTTTCTCCGATATAGGTGCTGGGCAACAACAATGAATGACCCAAGTGACACAAGAATGAATGACTGTGATTACCCCCAGTCTGATGAATCGCCCACCTAATTTCTTCGCCTCTACAACTCTACCACGACGGTGGACTTAACTGCAAGACACTAATCAAGCttagacagagacagagaggggtAATGGCAAGCCAAAACGCACCAAGTACATGTGATGATCACATGTTCAGTATCCCGATTGAGCCGTATACAATGCCGCATCCCTATAAGACACGAGCTTTATCCTAGAATAATCTGCATCTGTATCTActttgcaataaaaaaagaaggtaaaTTGCTGGTGCAATAAACCATGGAGGTGCCCCAGATGTTTTAACATCAATCCCCTTTAACATAAGTCTTATCTTCATAGTACCTCTTCTCACTTGCTGACTTCTTTTCATTGCGTTTCTGCAGGACAGGAAAAGTCATTAGTAGTAGAGATAGTGTGCTTGCGTACACCATTTATCTAGTTTTGCATGAATCAACAAAAGAACTATATATCTTAGACAACAAGCACCCCTTGAACTTCCACAAACTGACATCTTTTGCCGCAGGGCAGGTAATTCTGGCATCGTACAATGCAAATATAGCACACAGGGAACTATGCCTCAGACAAGGCTAGGAGGTTTCATGGATGTTAGTAAGGGTGAACGACCTCAAGTCCAAGCCTTAACGTTCCTTGACAAATTTTGGATACACAATATTCATTGGAAATCAAATAAGGTCAACTTCCCTTGGTAAAACACCTCTCTGGCAGAGAGGATCAAGTATAGTCACATGGTTTCATATGCAATGGCCGACAAGAAGTTATTTTCTTATACGTAGAGCACTTTGATCGTCGTCGAAAAGTAAGAAGATGGCATAATCCATAGATCACCTAGAGAATACAGAGAGCTGAAATCACATGTCAGGAAGGACCTACCTGGAAAGCTTCATGATTCCCTACAATCCTCCGAATTATTGTTGTAGTTGTAATATCCAGTGGACTCTCCAGGACTTTGAAGATGCCCATACTGATTGGAACAGCATACGGATTCCCTTCATCCTGTCAATATGCATTGATGTGGGCAATGAACAAACAAAAGCACAATAGTACTTCAAAAAGATAAGCAAATGTATAACGACTAGCCATTTGCTATGGTTCACCTTCCGAAAATCGTCGTTTTCTGCTATCGTTCCATGGGCAACTAAGGAAATGTTGAATGTTGTAATCTGCACAAGAACTCAAGTTAGTGATGATATAAAGTGAGAAATGGATGTCTTGCTGAGATAATGCAAATGAGATATCAAAGGGAAGTATTAGATAATCTTTTTAGTAGACAAGTGCTTTTCACAAAGATGGCCTCAGAATCCGTCGATCCCTTCCTCTCTCTGCCCCTGAGATTGTGTCCTAAGGATAAATCTCAGTGATTTGTAGACAAATTGCAACATCCACCTCAAGTTTAACAATCATTCACCATACATAACATTTTAACAAATTTCATTTCCACACCCTCAAAATTCAGAAAGGAGATTGCTAAAAGATTTGATGAAAGCAACGCATAATACAATGTATTGAGCTGCACAGCTTCAGAGAGAATACCAACCATGTCTCTGGACACTTCCCATGGGGCTCCAATTATCACCTCATCCACATACCGGCATGCCAAAACACTTAAGCTTCTTTCATGAAGATTCATGATTGGCCGATGTGGTCCTCTTTTAGCACTGCAAAGCCATTGTCAACAAACCACAAATGTGTTAAGTCTGAGaaattcaaaccaaaagcaAGCTTGGACCTATCAAAGTCATTAATGTGAACTACAGTTGTTATCACATATAATCTATGAGTGAATGCTTACTGAAGACGCTATTCAAGCAAAAATATCCACAAAAATTAGCAACAATAACCCAATCACCACGAACAATTACATGGAGTTGCTGCTAATATTAGACTAGAAGTAAGAGAATACTATATAAATCATATCAGAGGCAGATTTGTATGTATGCATGGTCTGACTCCACAAAACTCCCAAAACTACTAAACAAAGCAAGCGCTAGAGATAACACAGGACGAGAAGTCGTCTTTGGTAACTTTCAGAAGAAATTAACACAAATGGGTGAAGTTCAACATCAATAAGCAGCAGGGCTTTCAGTAATTCCAGATCAGAGACATTATTCCACTGTCATAATCAACATATCTTATCAATCTCGAACAAAAAGGTTGACAAAAGAACACTTCCTCACAGAAGAATATTTAAGGAATGTACTTTGCTAGCAACAATTCAAATAGCCATTGCCACGCAATCCTAGCTTACTTTTCAAATGTATATTCCCATATAACATCAAAGAAAAGCAAGCAACTTAAGATGGTGTACGCAACTTACTGGTCAATCCATAACCATGTAATCACAAAGAACAGTCTTTGCAATAAACTCCCATGGCATCTATCCAAAGAAATTTGAAGCATTGATTATTGGAAGAATAAATTATCCTGATCGAGTTGCTGATTTCAATATCACTCATGTATTCTCTCCTACTTCTTACTGCTAAATTTCGGGTTacgcttttagaatagttggtagcagtctcacaaaatctcacatggttcGGAGCAGGAGGTCTTGGGTTCAAATCCCAAGCACCGTTTGCCTCTCTAATTAAATAggtccacgcttagtactaagCAAAAAAACCAAACTAGGCGTAAGAGGaagtgatagaataattaaatattagaCCGCACCTTCATTTAacggcttaagcttttagaacagttggcaacAGTCTCACAAAATCTCGCATTTTCTCTTCAGAATTGGACTTCCTCTAGTATTAATCATTTTAAACTGTGCTCTCACACAAGTTAAGTTTGCATCACTCATCTTTATGAGAAAGCATCAGCAAAAATATCCTAGAACAGCACCGCCATTTTGAGGAGTCAAAGCAATAGTGATCAGTAAGTAAGGTAACAACAATAAAAACGTATAATGCAAGTTCAGAGTAGAAACAGCCTATTAGTTTGACCTTCATGAACCAATAGTTCAAAAAATTCCCTGAAAACCCAAGTAAATATATTGTTCAAATAGCAACTTATCtacaggaagaaaaaaaatcctatgATGGACATCATATTCACAAAGAGTTGAAGTTTCTTAGAATTTAATGATCACAGCATCAGGTGCAGTGAGAATGAGGCTAGTAAAAGGATAAAGGATTTACAAAGGACACATACTGTATTTCTTACTCAATTGATCCCCAGTGACCAGACTTACTGGCTTCCATGCTTAGATTCAATGTCACATCCATGACCATCATGCAAGAGCACTTAAGTTTCAGCACTCAGAAGTCCTTGGCCATCCAGAACTTATACTCCTCTAGTCAACACTCATGACAACTACGCAACCAAATATTATCCATGGCTCACAGAATATTTAGAAGCAAATCAAGGGAATCTAATCTCCATCATTAGTCAGTGGTGCCTCATGATTGGGACCTAACAAACCTGCACAGAGCACCAGTTTTCATACTTTCTTGTCTCAAAAATTATTGCTGAAAGACAAAAGCATTCCCCAGCACCAAACATCCTACTGTCCATTTAACCTGCTGATGCTATAAAAATCCTACACTAGAGATATCCTCTGATGTTCTGCAGGAGAACTGAATCTAAAAACTCAAGCCATGGATTGACAACACGCACTGGAATTGGGAGGAAGGGAGGGAAggagaggaaggaaaagaaaatcccagaaagaagtgagagaaagagaagtaAAAGGATGGGAAAGCATCTAACTCCATTAGAAAACAGGAGAAAATCAAAGCATTGAGAAATACTGAAGATATCCAGAAGTGAATGTGATAATATGAATATGATGACAGGTCAAGATGCTCACATATGCCTCTAGACGAGTTCTATCTGTCATGTCATTGATTTTCTGAATTAAGAGAGGATACAAACATTGTCAATATGATCAATTGCATACAGAGTCGTTCACAGATCATGAGATAACATATTTCAGGTACCAGTTGCAAATAACGCTGGCAAAGAACAGATATTTACTGTAAACTGCTGCATACGTGTTGCTGGAAGAACTATATAGAAGAAACAAATCTGTAAAGATGTGATTTTTATTGCCTATTAAAGTTGATCTGTTAGACATTATCCTTGATCATAACTATTCATGAACTCTGACACATTAAGTCAAATTTTGAtaactattttccttttttgttaataatgacATACTTTAGTCCAGAAGTTCTCCAAGTATTTTATAGAGAGCCACTCGACACAGGGCAGTGTGTTAAGGGTTTGGGTGGTCAGTTTGAGGACTCGGGTTCAACCGCTGACAGCATCTGAACCTAAGGACACATTAAACTTTATATagcctgaaaaaaaaattatagaggTTTGATGGCCAACTTGCCAGTCCCCGACCTAATAAATCCATTCAAAAAACCACTTAACAGTGGTGAGGGCATGGTTAGGGAGTGGGGCAGCAGCTTTTGGATGGATGCAAAATCTCAGAAAAGAGCAAAATAAACATATTAGCGTTGACCTAACAAGTTCACCTATAAACTAGCGATCTTTCTAGTTAGTCACCTTTAAAATAGTGGTCTATCAATGCTCTATAATGGGAAGCACATGTAGTGATTGGCATTGCCTTTTTTGGAATAAGATCAGGACTGTGCGACATGGCTGAAAGAGAATAAACGCGAATTAACACAACTTCAAAATGGTAGACTAATTCTGTCTTCAGGCTAGAATCCCGACTGTTCAGCATTTGCAAGATTACAGTGACTAACTGTGACAGCCACGTGAACTGGCACTAAAACCACCCGACAATAAGACATAGAGCAAAGTGAACATTCAACTCTACAATTTCATGTAATTGACATGCACCAAACAAAACCTTGAACAAgtgaataaagaaaaggaaagagtttACAACCTGATGGTCTGGTCAGTGTGTATCCCCACAAGAAGAAAATCTCCAAGCCCACGTGCAACCCTCAAAATCTGCACAAACACCAAAGTTAGTGATAATATACACAAGCTTCTCAACAAGCTCATACTTACCAGTATAAACACTAAACTTCATTATCTTCGCTAAAAACAAGCAATTGGCAATAGAGATCCATTGAAACTACAATAAGAACTatcatcacaaaacaaaatgtgTACAACAGCTATAGCTGAAAGCCTGAAACCAAATAGTCCCTGAAATGCATGAGAAACGAAGGGCGTAGGAAACAAAAGAGGCATGTCTTGGAGAGGCTTTCATCCAATATCTCTCTCTTTCAGTAACACCAATAGAATCTCCTGGGTAATTTTTTAGTGGGATCCACTCAAAAGCCATTTGAGTGGAATCAGTTTGTtatgcagaaaaaagaaaaacaaaggagaccctctgtttttcttcatttcctccTATTGTCTCCGCATTCATGGTTTACTTCTCTATCACCTTATGACCTCTTGGAGTAAGGCTAGTTTAAGACATAGTAGGCAGTGAACGTACCAAATTAACCACTGTTTATTGAAATGCTAAGCTAACATCATCTTCTATAAAACTAGCTCACACTATAGACAGTTTTCCAATGGGACCAAGTTCTCTTAAACTGAACTTGTTGCTTAAGTCTGAAATGTCAATTATCAAAGGACGTGTATGTATATGTCTGTGCATAGTATATAAATAGTCACTTAACAGGTTGGCAGGTCTATGTATGATCTCCAACAGACATACGCAAGGCTTTAGCTAGTACCTGAAAGTAGAGACTCCTGTGGAAACTCTCCGCTGGAATATTAACTTGAATCTCGGCGGCGTCTTTACTCTTTACACTATgtccattgaaaaaaaaaaattctagcgGTTTCACTCCTTTATAGTTATAGATGGTTCCGAAAGTGACTTCAGTTCACCAGTTCAGGCTCTTGTGCCTTCGCAATCATGTTCCTACTAAATCTCTATAACCATATACTGCAAAAACAGGTTTCTAACTCCTGACACAAAGTAGACATCAAAACCACAGATCTTGGTACTCTGCAGATATCTCAACATTTCTCATTTATACTAACCATTGGCTTCATCTGCCTGACTCAGCTTTTGAAAGGGTACAAGAACTGCTGCATTTAACTGCGCTAAGAATGAATATGTGGAGAACGACACAAACCTAAAATTAGaacatcaaaagagaaaaataagaaagacaAGACAAGAGTGCAATTTGCATCTACGTGAAGTTGAAAATAGTATCAAGGTCTCTAATGATTTATCAGGTGTACAAATGATAGATAAGGTGCATATTGCAGCTCATCTATCAGCAAGAAAATACAGAACAGAAGGGTACACCCACCAATAATCTACGTGGCCTGAGTGACTTACGAAAAATATCATGAGCCGACACAAAGGCTAGTGACTAGTCCTATACTCTTGAAAAGGCCAATGACATCATTTAATATCCAAGAGAGACGGCTAATTAATGGAAGCTTAAGCTGGAGCCTAATCACCAGATCTTGGTATTTACTACACTTGAGTTGTCAACAGGGGACACGAGCTGTCCAGCATTGTATTTGTCACCATTAACTACTTCCTCTGTTATTAATGCCAAATAGCTGTTCAATTGTCCTCCTCCCAAATAATTCCTCCCCAAAAGCATATGTTAACACTTCGCACCGAGCAGAGCTGAAATGGTAAGATATAtcaaaatgcaaaaagagagaaTACTTGGGTGGATGGTAACTACAAACACTCTCATGGTATGTTGCAGCCTATGGTGGGTATGCAAAGGCAAAAAGGCAATAAAAGTACCTCCACATGTCCAGCATGAAATAGATCAAATGCACCATCTATATAGATTATACGAGCATCTGGTCCCGGGCTCTACACAAACAGAGAACAGCAAACGAGGGTTAGACTAAAGAAGAGGCAAAGTCTAAAGGAgagaaggacaaaaaagaaaagaaaaaggggaggggCGTTGACAGCTTTTTACAACATCAGATTTCTAATAGCCAACTGACCCTAGTCATCCATTTCATATTTTCAAGGATGACATTTCTAAATCATGTTGTACTCCAAAAGTGTAACACGCAACTTCATCTTGTTGACAACCGAAATAGAGATTGTTCTTTTTGGTGATCTACCAGAATCttcaaatcccaaatctatgTTTTAAGATCATGCTGATCATAGATAAGCTCACCACTCCATTGGAAAATTGGACAATTCTTCGAGATGTAGGAAGAAAATGAGATATACGAGTCCCCGCACCAGATCCACCATCTTCAACTTTTGGACTCCGACCATGGCTGAATTGTCTTTGCAGGGTAGAATGATTTTGAGTGTCACTAATAGTTCTTTCCCTTACACAAAGCAGCATCCGACCTGTTTCAGTGAGAGAAATTCCATAAGAAcagaaattccaaattgatcACAGGAAGAACCCAAAATAATTACCAGCACATCCTGAATAACTCAGTACATGCTAAAACATTATTGAACATGCACTTCCTACAAACccctatggaaaaaaaaataaaggatcaATTGGAACATTTAATCCACTGAGGTAAAAGAGTTATCCCATTAGCAGCTTTCGAAGCTCAAACTCTCATTACCACCATCATAAAAACTCACACCGCCTGGCAGCACATCAGCATCTCCAAGAAAGGGTTGCCAAATCTTTCGCTACCACGAGTCCATCGAGAGGACCAATGCCACCAGAATTCATCATAATGAGTGAAACTATAAAAGCACAAGAAAGTTTTCCTTCGCGGGATCCCTCATAGGAAGCTTAATTTACAAGCTAGAATAAACAGTGAGACACATTGCAGAACAAAGGAAGATTAACGATCCATATTCAAGAAATTTCCCCCATACTGCAAATGCCTACActagaaaaggaagagaaagagaagaaaactgcGAAAAAAGGACAAGAACAAGACCGTACCAACGATATCAGTGCTTGAAACACCTTCCGTACGCTTGATCTGCTTGTACTTCCCGGCCTTCTTTGCAAGCTCGTAAGCGTCGGTGCCGTCGGGAAGAACGCAGGGATCGTCGCCGTGGATGATATAATCGATGTGGTACTCATCGAATAGCTTCTTCATGAATTCCTCGGTAATCGCGTACGGCGCATCGGGGATCACCTCGTCCACCCACTTGACGGCGCGCACCATTATCATCCTCTCCTTCAGGGGCGTCACAGGCGGCCCCTTGTTCACGACAATCTCCGCGTCGCTGACTACTCCGACGACGAGCTGGTCCCCCAGGGCGCGGGCCTGCCGGAGAGCGTTGCAGTGGCCGTAGTGCATCATGTCGAAGCAGCCGTCCATGTAGACCCTCACCggcctcttcttcctcctactCCGGCAGCCCAGCCCGGCACCGATCCCAAGCGGAGTTCCGGTGAGGTAGAGGCCGAGCAGCGAGGCCCCGACGACGACGCCGCCGACGAGGAAGGTTGCGATGAGCCTGGCCTTGCTCTGCGGCTCCAGCGGCGAGAGCGCGTCCGGACCTGCCATTTCTCGGCGGGGTCGCTAGGGGAGGAATGAGAGCTCACGGAGAGACGGCAGCAGCGAATTGGGTGCGATTGCGAGCAGTGCGGAGGTTGCGTTGGCTGGGGTTGAGGTACGGGATTCGCGTTCGCATATTAGTTCTTTCTTGCTTCCTTTTTCACGGTGGCGTTGGCCGCGTTGCTTCCATTTTGCTTTTCGACCCTCGAATTTTATGTTGTCCTTCAATTTCGTCCttcatttgtttaaaattgagcCTTAAATCATCGGTCGCCGCCCAACAGGGACCACCAGCGACGAGAACCAACCAACGTTGGCGGCAAACATCCTCCCAGCGGTCGCCATCGGAGGTGGATGAAGAATTGATCAACGTCTTGCGAAACCTTGTCATCTAAATATCTAATTTGCATTACCGCCGCTGCATGAAAGATTTGAGTTACATAGACTCGTGTTAGAACCACCGTGGACGGAGACATTCTAAAGCTGTGTAAACAATATCCTCGATGATGATACTTGAATTGATTTCGAGTGACTTGTGTCTGCATGATCCGTCATGAGTGGTAAGAATCTTGGCCAGGTGGCTTGAGCTTGAGCAAACTTTCGACTCTGCAAATTAACTCGAATTATCACCTCGAATAGAGATGATC
Protein-coding sequences here:
- the LOC115752516 gene encoding ethanolamine-phosphate cytidylyltransferase: MAGPDALSPLEPQSKARLIATFLVGGVVVGASLLGLYLTGTPLGIGAGLGCRSRRKKRPVRVYMDGCFDMMHYGHCNALRQARALGDQLVVGVVSDAEIVVNKGPPVTPLKERMIMVRAVKWVDEVIPDAPYAITEEFMKKLFDEYHIDYIIHGDDPCVLPDGTDAYELAKKAGKYKQIKRTEGVSSTDIVGRMLLCVRERTISDTQNHSTLQRQFSHGRSPKVEDGGSGAGTRISHFLPTSRRIVQFSNGVSPGPDARIIYIDGAFDLFHAGHVEILRVARGLGDFLLVGIHTDQTISAKRGPHRPIMNLHERSLSVLACRYVDEVIIGAPWEVSRDMITTFNISLVAHGTIAENDDFRKDEGNPYAVPISMGIFKVLESPLDITTTTIIRRIVGNHEAFQKRNEKKSASEKRYYEDKTYVKGD